CAAGCAGGGAAAAGGTAACGGTCAGGGCCTGATCGCGGAACAGTTGCCCGGCTATACCCTGAACAAATACCAATGGGAAGAACACCGCGATGGTGGTAAGGGTAGAGGCAACAACGGCCGTACCGACTTCGCCGGCACCATCCTGTGCAGCCTTGAGCATATTTTTACCCATTGCTTTATGTCTGGAGATATTCTCCAAAACCACGATGGAGTTGTCAACGAGTAGTCCAATACCCAGCGCTATACCGCCCAGCGACATGATATTAAGTGTAATGTCATTGCCGTACATGAGATTGAAAGTGGCAATCACTGAAACAGGTATGGATAACGAGATGATCACGGTGGCCCAGAAATTGCGCAAGAAGAGGTAGAGCACTATGATGGCAAGTATACCTCCTATAATACCGGCATTCACAACCTCATCAACAGCCGAGGAAATAAATGTTGACTGGTCATAAACTTTCTGGATGCTGGTACCTTCCGGAAGGTTATTGCGGGAGTTGTTAATATTTCGCTCAACAGCCTGCGCTACATTCACGGTGTTGGCGTCACCTTCTTTATAGATCGCTATTTCTACCGCTTCCTGTCCGTTTAAACGTGTGATGGCTTCCCGCTCTTTATAGCCCTGGGATACCTCTGCAATGTCCTTGAGATAGACCGGGGTACCTTCCTGAATGGTAACAACTACGTTTTGTATCTGGTCGACATTCTGAAACTGGTTTAGGGTTCTCACCAGGTATTGCTGGGTTCCCTCTTCGAGCTTACCGCCTGAAAGGTTGATATTCTCAGCTCCCAGTATCTGAGTTACCCGGTCTAGAGAAATGCCCAGGTGTGATAGTCGCTCCTGGTCGATGGCTACCTGAATTTCTTCTTCAAGTCCACCGCTTATTTTAACAGAGGCCACCCCTGTGGATGACTCAAGCTCTTTCTTGATCTGCTCGTCTGCAAAACGGCGCAGCTTCTTCAGGTTGCTGATATCAGAAACCTCATTCTGCTCGTTTAGCGAAGCAAAATTGACATCCCGTTCATCCGGTTCTTTCTCTTCAATAAAGAAAGCATAGCGCATGATAGGATCGAGCGTAGGATCAAATCGAAGGATGACCGGTCGATCGGCTTCCAGGGGGAGCTGAAGGGCATCCAGCTTCTCGCGAACGTCAATACTTGAAAAATCCATTTCCGTACCCCAGGCGAACTCAAGGGTCACGTCAGACTGGCCGGTCCGTGAAATGGATCTGACCCGCTCAACATTTTTGACGACACCCAAAGCCTCTTCAATAGGTTTGGTGATCAGGTTTTCAATCTCTGCCGGAGCAGCACCTTCATACTCGGTACGAACGGTAAGAGTAGGGTAGCTTAACTCAGGCAACAGGTTAATTTTCAGCCGGCTGAGTGAGACGAATCCGAACAGGATAATCCCAAGCGTAAACATCGCTATTGTCACTTTGCGGCGTATGGAAAAGTCTATGATTTTCATCTTCTTTGGAGTGTCAAATTAAGATCAGAATGTGCGGACTTCTGTCCGTTAAACCGGTTAAGGTTCTCAAATACAGGCGTCGATTGACGGCCATGGGTTCAGTCTGACATCAGTTGGTATTTAATAGGAGACAATCTGTACCAGGGCACTGTCTTGAAGGCTGCTTTGCCCTATGGTTACCACAGAATCACCATCCTGAAGGCCGGTAAGTACTTCTATGTTGGAGCCGTTTACGTACCCGGTTTCAATAGCTCTGCGGAATACCAGCTTATCATTCAGTACATATACGCTGCTTGCACCATCCTCATTCATCACCGCTTCTTTTGGGATCATGAGCGCATTTTCACGGGTGTCATATACAATGCGAACCCTTCCAAACATCCCCGGTTTTAGTTTCCCGGATTCGTCTTTGATAGCTATAGTTACCTTAAATGTCCCGGTTTCGGGGTTTACTACCGGACTTATTCTGAGAACCTTACCTGTAAAGGTTTCGCCTTTGATGGCATCCACCTGAATGACGGAAGTCTGATTTTTTCTGAGCTTGTTCATCTCGTGCTCGGGGACATGCAGTACTGCCAACAGGGGATCAAAATCGGTTATCTTGAATGCTTCCTGGTCGGTGTTTACCATGTTTCCAACCTTCACCATCCGTTGCGAAACCACCCCGCTGATCGGTGCCTTAATCTGTGTATATTCCAGTTTCAGTTTGGTCAATTCGTATTCGGCTTTCTGGGATTCGTACTCAAATTTTGAATTTTCATACTGCTCGGCACTGATAAGCTTTCTTTCAAAAAGCTCCTTATTTCTCTGGTAGTCATTATACAGCCGGTCCATGGTAGCTTTGGCACGAGTAGCTTCGATTTCCAGCTGTTCGTCTTCAAGGCGAGCCATAATATCTCCCTTCTCAATAAAATCACCTTCTTCTACATTCAACTGCTGCACTACACCACGCACTTTAGCTACAACCATAGCCTCTTCTTCGGCTTCCAGGGTGGCGGTGGTGGAGTAGTAGGCCGAAATAGTGCCTCGCTGGGCGGATGCCATCTCGACGGGAATGGCGGCAGTAGAGTCCTTATCTTCCACGTCTTTTGACTGGGTTTCAGAGCTGCAAGAATAATTAAGAACGGCGAGAGCCCCAATCAGACTCATCAGAAAAATATTTTTTGTTCGTTTCATAATCCCTAACCGGTTGTTTGTATATATCTCATTAGAATTTTTTGTTTACTGAATGCCGATACGAGGAATGATTGGAATATGTTGCAAAACATTGGCAAGTAGCCATGTTTTTGTGATGAATGGGTATTTTAAATAGCTAAAAATGCTCTAAGAGCATTAGTATCGATACTAAATGGTAAGGAATAGCTATAGAGTGTAGAAATTAGATTCTCAATTCAGTTCTTATCGAAATCCGTGAAATCAGTGGCACTTCATGGCAAAACTCTTGTTATATTATCGCGCTGTTAAGATTTGCCCGTTCATTTCTTAATTAGCATGGTACTATCTAATCGCAAATTTTATCTCCATATGCTTATAAAAGCGAAGAACAAACCTAGCCAGGCTTTATCCACAGTTATTAATGAAATCAAAAAAGGCTCACGAGACAGCAGGCATCCCTACCGGTATGTATCCCTCGCCACTTTTGACCCTGCCGCCGAGGAACCAAATATCCGGATGCTGATTAACCGGGAGATAAACAAAGATGGCACCGTGACTCTCTATACCGATGCCCGTACACATAAAGTCAATGAGCTTAAATCGATTGGGAATGCAGCGCTCTTATTCTGGCATGATCACCATAAGGTGCAGGTTACATTAAAAGCCGAGGTAGCTATCCACAACGATGACGAGGTTGCCGAAGAGTACTGGAAGAGTGATGTGCACGGAGCCGCCCAAAAAGCCTATACGCCACTGGTAGCACCGGGCGAGCGTATTGAAAATCCATCCGATGCCCACAATTGGCCAAAAGAGTTTACATCTGAATACTTCTGCGTTTTGAAATGTGTACCATTCGAAATGGAGATTCTGCAACTGGCGGGCAAAGAGCACCTTCGACTAAAATTTAAAAGAGACAATCCTGAAGAAGAATGGCAAGGGGACTGGATTGCACCTTAGTATCCCATATCTAACATAAGATTTTAAAAGAGAACGCTGTTATTCGGTGACTTCAAAGCTTACAAACTTTATGTTGGCATCTTCCGATTTTTCTTCCACCCAGAAATAAAAAACGATAGTCCCGGCTGTTTTGTCTCCGCTTAAAATATCACTGACTTCAAAGGTTTTTTTATGGAAACCGGCAATTCTGTTCTCCTCTGATGAAATAGGAGCCCAGAGAATAAACGGCAGAATGGACTGATCAAACACGGCATAATAAATGTCCTGGTCACTGCTGTTGAATACAGTCAATTGATTCTGATTGACTGTACCAATTATTCGATCTTCTTCAACCTGTATGGTATTGTCCGAACAGCCGGCTAACAAAAGGAAAATAAGGGTTAAAAGTAGTAATAATGATTTCATATATATTTTCAAGTAATTGATGTAATCGACCGGCGATAAAATCTTACACATTTCATTAATAAGATTGCTACAGGGAATCCTCATGATTTAGCTGTATTGTAGGCATGTATATTCCTGTCGTTCAACTATAAGGACACACCGGCTTTTAAGAATAACTATTCCCGGATAAAATATTTTATTCAGAGTTATTTTCGGAAACAAATTTAAGCTCTAAGCATTACGTAATGGTCAGGAAATTGGGTTAAAAGTATTTCAATAGGGCCGGGAGTATGTTCAGTATAGATTAGAAGACGTATAGCCTATTTTAAACAGTACGTCCGACGAGTAGACTTTCCCAAAGAGTGAATAATTATTCGATTTATAGTTAACTTCACTTAATCGGTAAACTTTGAAAAACACTTATCATAAAGGGTATCGAAATATTAGGATTTCATAACCATAACCCTTAGGAAGTAAAACCTATTAGGTTTACATTCTTCAATTATATAAATGAAAAAATATCAATTAATTAGGCCTAAATAATTTAATTCGGGATAATAGAAGGGCGGCCTTTCATAAAATAAAAGGGGATGGTGTATGTGTTGTCTAACAAACCGGTTTTTCTTGTTGTTATGCCTGTTATTTCTAACGCTAAATGTTGCTATTTCTCAAACAACAGAGCGATTAATTCGCCCCGGTACTGATGTGACTCTACCCAGAGTCTCTGCAAACGATAATACAATTACTGCCGGTAAGCTTACCGGAAACGTTTTATCAGTAGAACTGGAGGTCAGTTGGGCAGCTTTCCGAATGGAGACGGAAGATCGCCCCGGTCTTAGGGTGAGGGCTATAGGTGAAAAGGGAAAGGCACCACAAATACCCGGCCCGTTACTCAGGGTAGAAGCGGGAACTGTCATAAAGGCAAAAATCCATAATAAACTTCCCGATTCCTCGATAACTGTTTTTGGTTTACACACGCGACCTTCGGAGTTGTCGGATAGTTTGTTAATAGAGCCGGGGCAGTCAAAATTAATTGAGTTCGGTGTCGGAGAGCCTGGCACTTATTTGTACTGGATACGTGTCGGAATGGGGATTTTACCGGATATGGGAGAAATGGATCAGCTTGCGGGAGCATTAGTTATTGATCCTAAAGGAGGTTCACCGGAAGACAGGATAATGGTGATTAATATTTTTAGCGAAAGAGCCGACACTCTCAAATATGATGTGCCCTGGTTTGAATCTCTGACTATCAATGGACTCTCCTGGCCTTATACGGAACGGATACGTCCATCGGTAGGAGATACCCTCAGGTGGAGAGTGATCAACGCTTCAAACAGGAATCACCCTATGCACCTTCATGGGTTCTACTACGATATAACCTCTAGAGGCGATTGGCTTAAAGATCGACATTATAATGACAATGAGATTAGAACTGTTGTTACTGAATTTATGAGGAGGAGAGAGACCATGATGATGGAATGGGTACCAAAGAGGCCCGGAAATTGGCTGTTTCATTGCCATTTGTCATTTCACGTGTCCCCCGAAATACGACTGCCCGGTGCCGGGGAATTGGATGAAGATCATGTTCATATGGCAGGACTGGTTATGGGTATTGAAGTTTCTCCGGGACCGACGGATTTGATTTCAAGGGGAGAGCCGAGGGAGTTGAAATTATATGCCAATGAGTATAAAACTGATTCGCTTTCCCGGTTTGGTTTTTCACTTGATCCGTACTACAAACCGGATTCTGTTAAATTAACAGCCCCGGGACCATTATTGATAATGAAGCAATACCAAAGTACGAATGTCACGGTATCTAACCGCATGTCTATACCCACCGGAGTTCACTGGCACGGGCTGGAGCTTGACAGCTGGGCAGACGGTGTTCCGAATTGGAGTGCATCGGATGGAAAAGTTTCTCCCATCATTGCTCCGGGCAAAGAATTCACTTATAAGCTATCCCATATGAGGTCCGGAACTTTTATTTACCATAGTCATCTTGACGATATACATCAGCTTACCGGCGGACTGTACGGTGGTCTTGTAGTGTTGCCGGAGGGCAAAACGTATGATCCTGATACCGATCATGTCTACATCGTTCAGTGGAGAACCCCAAATCCTCAAGCTTTTAGTGATGTGGAACTCAATGGCAGAGTGCAACAGCCGGATATTCAGATAAAGGCAGGAGAATTACACAGAATACGTGTGATAAATATCGCTCCGGCAGGGAATATTTCTGTACGAATGTTGAAAGGTGAAGAATCATATCCCATCATGGCCCTGGCAAAGGACGGCGCGGACCTTCCGGAAAGTCAGCAGGTTCAAATTGAAGAGAGTCCGCGTTTTGGAGTTGGCGAGACGGCTGATTTTTTATTTACGGCAACCGAGCCGGGCAATTATGAATTAGTGGTAGGATATAGTCCAAAATTCAGCTGGCGACAGAAATGGATTGTTGGAGTAAATGAAAACCTTACTAAAGAATAATTAAGATAGAAAGTTCAGCTAACTGCCTTAACCGGATCCTTAAGACTTCATTCTAGGTAATGGTCATAATTGCCTGATTTAAAAACGGTTTTAGGCAGCCTTCCCTTATTATTTTTTGAACATTTCAGGGTGCTGTTTATGGAAATCTGTGGCCTGTTGGTATGTTTTGGCAACACCTAACAGGGTAGCCTCATCAAACAGGTTGCCCATGAAGGTAATACTGGTGGGCTCTCGGTTATCATTGAAGCCGTTGGGCAACACAACTGACGGGTGACCTGTAAGGTTGGTCAGCACGAGATTGCTCCCACCAAAAGCTGGAGAGACGTATACATCCACATTCTGCATCACCGAATCCATTTTTTGGATCAGTACTTCCCTGGCCCG
This is a stretch of genomic DNA from Halalkalibaculum roseum. It encodes these proteins:
- a CDS encoding efflux RND transporter periplasmic adaptor subunit; protein product: MKRTKNIFLMSLIGALAVLNYSCSSETQSKDVEDKDSTAAIPVEMASAQRGTISAYYSTTATLEAEEEAMVVAKVRGVVQQLNVEEGDFIEKGDIMARLEDEQLEIEATRAKATMDRLYNDYQRNKELFERKLISAEQYENSKFEYESQKAEYELTKLKLEYTQIKAPISGVVSQRMVKVGNMVNTDQEAFKITDFDPLLAVLHVPEHEMNKLRKNQTSVIQVDAIKGETFTGKVLRISPVVNPETGTFKVTIAIKDESGKLKPGMFGRVRIVYDTRENALMIPKEAVMNEDGASSVYVLNDKLVFRRAIETGYVNGSNIEVLTGLQDGDSVVTIGQSSLQDSALVQIVSY
- a CDS encoding pyridoxamine 5'-phosphate oxidase family protein, with protein sequence MLIKAKNKPSQALSTVINEIKKGSRDSRHPYRYVSLATFDPAAEEPNIRMLINREINKDGTVTLYTDARTHKVNELKSIGNAALLFWHDHHKVQVTLKAEVAIHNDDEVAEEYWKSDVHGAAQKAYTPLVAPGERIENPSDAHNWPKEFTSEYFCVLKCVPFEMEILQLAGKEHLRLKFKRDNPEEEWQGDWIAP
- a CDS encoding multicopper oxidase domain-containing protein, giving the protein MTLPRVSANDNTITAGKLTGNVLSVELEVSWAAFRMETEDRPGLRVRAIGEKGKAPQIPGPLLRVEAGTVIKAKIHNKLPDSSITVFGLHTRPSELSDSLLIEPGQSKLIEFGVGEPGTYLYWIRVGMGILPDMGEMDQLAGALVIDPKGGSPEDRIMVINIFSERADTLKYDVPWFESLTINGLSWPYTERIRPSVGDTLRWRVINASNRNHPMHLHGFYYDITSRGDWLKDRHYNDNEIRTVVTEFMRRRETMMMEWVPKRPGNWLFHCHLSFHVSPEIRLPGAGELDEDHVHMAGLVMGIEVSPGPTDLISRGEPRELKLYANEYKTDSLSRFGFSLDPYYKPDSVKLTAPGPLLIMKQYQSTNVTVSNRMSIPTGVHWHGLELDSWADGVPNWSASDGKVSPIIAPGKEFTYKLSHMRSGTFIYHSHLDDIHQLTGGLYGGLVVLPEGKTYDPDTDHVYIVQWRTPNPQAFSDVELNGRVQQPDIQIKAGELHRIRVINIAPAGNISVRMLKGEESYPIMALAKDGADLPESQQVQIEESPRFGVGETADFLFTATEPGNYELVVGYSPKFSWRQKWIVGVNENLTKE